Proteins from a genomic interval of Streptomyces fodineus:
- a CDS encoding amidohydrolase family protein, with translation MPEKLRIVGLEEHVALPVLLDAWARAGVPRIPQLGYGDEPFAQRLRDVGERRLADMDDQGLDVAVLSLATPGVQNLAAKDAIHVAGEANNALAEIVDANPQRFQALAAIPTPSPEAAAAELERAVTQLGFRGAMLYGRTGDRLADAPEFDDLYATAERLRVPLHFHPQTPVQAVQEAYYSGLPGGVGRALATAGLGWYYDLGVQYLRMIFSGVFDRHPGLQVIAGHWGEVVLFYLDHIGVLQDMAKLERPLADYFRQNFWVAGSGTVSERYLRWTAEVVGTDRMMYSTDYPYTFGTRPGGFPFLDTSRGVARSFLESAPFTEAEKAAIGSGNWERLTGHVTTGRGGQRSV, from the coding sequence ATGCCCGAGAAGCTGCGCATCGTAGGACTCGAGGAACACGTGGCCCTGCCCGTCCTGCTCGACGCCTGGGCGCGAGCGGGGGTACCCCGGATCCCGCAACTCGGATACGGCGACGAGCCGTTCGCCCAGCGACTGCGCGACGTGGGCGAGCGCCGCCTGGCGGACATGGACGACCAGGGGCTGGACGTCGCGGTGCTGTCCCTGGCCACACCCGGTGTGCAGAACCTCGCGGCGAAGGACGCCATACACGTCGCGGGTGAGGCCAACAACGCGCTCGCCGAGATCGTCGATGCCAACCCGCAGCGGTTCCAGGCGCTCGCGGCCATCCCGACACCCTCGCCGGAAGCCGCAGCGGCGGAACTGGAGCGCGCCGTCACACAACTCGGCTTCCGCGGCGCGATGCTCTACGGGCGCACCGGCGACAGGCTGGCCGACGCACCGGAGTTCGACGACCTCTACGCCACCGCCGAACGCCTGCGGGTGCCGCTGCACTTCCACCCGCAGACCCCCGTACAGGCGGTCCAGGAGGCGTACTACTCAGGTCTGCCGGGCGGAGTCGGACGCGCGCTCGCGACCGCCGGACTGGGCTGGTACTACGACCTCGGCGTGCAGTACCTGCGAATGATCTTCTCCGGCGTCTTCGACCGCCACCCCGGACTCCAGGTCATCGCCGGCCACTGGGGCGAGGTCGTTCTCTTCTACCTCGACCACATCGGCGTCCTGCAGGACATGGCGAAGCTGGAGCGGCCCCTGGCCGACTACTTCCGACAGAACTTCTGGGTGGCGGGCAGCGGCACGGTCAGCGAGCGCTACCTGCGGTGGACGGCCGAGGTCGTCGGCACCGACCGCATGATGTACTCGACCGACTACCCGTACACCTTCGGGACCCGGCCCGGCGGCTTCCCGTTCCTCGACACCAGTCGTGGGGTCGCGCGGTCGTTCCTCGAAAGTGCGCCGTTCACCGAGGCCGAGAAGGCCGCCATCGGCTCCGGCAACTGGGAACGGCTCACCGGCCACGTAACCACGGGCCGGGGCGGCCAGCGGTCGGTGTGA
- a CDS encoding TetR/AcrR family transcriptional regulator → MLDESKADDTPGTRPDDAVGTREPVRQRVVDAAARLLAREGRDAVTTRAVAAAAGVQAPTIYRLFGDKDGLLEAVAEHGYATFLAAKQPVREELDPVGDLRAGWDLSVAFGLANPALYALMYGEPERGTTSAAFQAGMEILMGRIRRLAAGGWLRVDEKLAAALIHATARGAVLTWLSLPEGQRDPALLTAMRESMVAAVTHQQPAVQGAGPADAARTLRALLPEQTALSDAEQHLLGEWLDRLSSDG, encoded by the coding sequence ATGCTTGATGAGTCCAAGGCCGACGACACGCCCGGCACCCGGCCGGATGACGCGGTGGGCACTCGTGAGCCGGTCCGGCAGCGGGTGGTCGACGCCGCAGCGCGCCTGCTCGCGCGTGAAGGGCGTGACGCGGTCACCACCCGCGCGGTAGCGGCGGCCGCCGGGGTGCAGGCGCCTACGATCTACCGCCTGTTCGGCGACAAGGACGGCCTGCTCGAGGCGGTGGCGGAACACGGCTACGCCACCTTTCTCGCGGCCAAGCAACCGGTCCGCGAGGAGCTGGACCCGGTGGGGGACCTGCGCGCGGGCTGGGACCTCAGCGTCGCGTTCGGACTCGCCAACCCCGCGCTGTACGCGCTGATGTACGGCGAACCCGAACGCGGCACGACGTCGGCAGCCTTCCAGGCCGGCATGGAAATCCTGATGGGGCGCATCCGCCGCCTCGCCGCCGGCGGCTGGCTACGCGTCGACGAGAAGCTCGCGGCCGCCCTCATCCACGCCACCGCGCGCGGGGCGGTGCTGACCTGGCTCTCTCTGCCCGAGGGCCAGCGCGACCCGGCTCTGCTCACCGCCATGCGCGAGTCGATGGTCGCCGCCGTCACCCACCAGCAGCCTGCCGTGCAAGGCGCAGGTCCGGCCGATGCCGCCCGGACCCTGCGCGCTCTGCTGCCTGAGCAGACGGCGCTGAGCGACGCAGAGCAACACCTTCTGGGAGAGTGGCTCGACCGGCTGTCATCGGACGGTTAG
- a CDS encoding FAD-dependent oxidoreductase: MSRSRESSFGHGARGRTAELAASCFAVGWRRATRPGACRGTYGCAWETTAVTLLGDAIHVMSPAIGVGASTALRDARVLTDRLLQAAGGRPLAEALHAYEEEMLGYGFDAVRDSATRGHHLVGQDPLPTPQA, from the coding sequence GTGAGCCGGAGCCGGGAAAGTTCCTTCGGACACGGTGCACGTGGTCGGACGGCTGAACTCGCCGCTTCTTGCTTCGCGGTGGGTTGGCGAAGGGCGACACGCCCCGGGGCTTGCCGGGGAACCTACGGATGCGCCTGGGAGACCACCGCGGTCACCCTGCTGGGCGATGCCATCCACGTCATGAGCCCCGCCATCGGCGTCGGCGCGAGCACCGCGCTCCGGGACGCCCGCGTCCTGACCGACCGCCTCCTCCAAGCCGCCGGCGGTCGGCCACTCGCCGAAGCCCTGCACGCCTACGAGGAGGAGATGCTCGGGTACGGCTTCGACGCCGTGCGCGACTCGGCCACCCGCGGACACCACCTGGTAGGCCAGGACCCGCTCCCCACCCCGCAGGCATAG
- a CDS encoding winged helix-turn-helix transcriptional regulator produces the protein MTTTCPSGQHAHHDVYAAQCPCRALLDLLANKWSALAIGALEDGPQRFGELQRRLQGVSPKVLTQTLRRLEDFGMLDRTVYPAVPLHVEYSLTPLGQSAALPLNALRAWVEDNIDQTFRPEPGH, from the coding sequence ATGACGACCACCTGCCCCAGCGGCCAGCACGCGCACCACGACGTCTACGCCGCCCAGTGCCCTTGCCGCGCGCTGCTCGACCTGCTCGCCAACAAGTGGTCCGCGCTGGCCATCGGCGCCCTCGAGGACGGGCCGCAGCGCTTCGGAGAACTCCAGCGCAGACTCCAGGGCGTCAGTCCCAAGGTGCTGACCCAGACGCTGCGCCGTCTGGAGGACTTCGGCATGCTCGACCGCACGGTCTACCCCGCCGTCCCGCTGCACGTCGAATACTCCCTCACCCCGCTCGGACAGAGCGCCGCGCTCCCGCTCAACGCACTCCGCGCCTGGGTCGAGGACAACATCGATCAGACGTTCCGGCCGGAACCTGGTCACTGA
- a CDS encoding NADP-dependent oxidoreductase: MSADTMRAVVQDGFGGPEVLRIQQVPRPAPLPTEVLVRVHAAGINPVDWKTRGGTGMAGLLGDPPFTLGWDVSGVVEEVGFGVTTLKAGDEVYGMPWFPRVANAYAEYVTAPARQFARKPATLDHVHAAAVPLAALTAWQAVVDTAHVQAGQRVLVTAAAGGVGHFAVQFARHLGAHVIGTAGAARHAWLKELGAQQAIDYTTTRFEDATADVDVVIDLVGDAHDRTSTRSLKVLRPGGLLVAIPAGVSPELAQAAEAAGVRVTPFLVEPDGAALTTIADLIDAGHVAVEVEETFPLEQAGTAHARGEAGRTRGKLVLTVTN; the protein is encoded by the coding sequence ATGTCCGCAGACACGATGCGCGCGGTGGTCCAGGACGGTTTCGGCGGTCCGGAGGTACTGCGGATCCAGCAAGTTCCGCGCCCGGCGCCGCTGCCCACCGAAGTGCTGGTGCGGGTGCACGCGGCCGGGATCAATCCGGTGGACTGGAAGACCCGCGGCGGCACCGGCATGGCCGGCCTGCTGGGTGATCCGCCGTTCACCCTCGGCTGGGACGTGTCCGGGGTGGTGGAGGAGGTCGGCTTCGGTGTGACCACGCTGAAGGCCGGCGACGAGGTGTACGGCATGCCGTGGTTCCCGCGCGTCGCGAACGCCTATGCCGAGTATGTGACCGCTCCGGCCCGCCAGTTCGCCCGCAAGCCCGCCACCCTCGACCACGTGCACGCCGCCGCGGTGCCGCTGGCGGCGCTGACCGCCTGGCAGGCCGTGGTCGACACCGCCCACGTCCAGGCCGGCCAGCGCGTCCTCGTCACCGCCGCCGCCGGCGGGGTCGGCCACTTCGCGGTCCAGTTCGCCCGGCACCTGGGCGCCCACGTGATCGGCACCGCCGGTGCCGCCCGCCACGCCTGGCTCAAGGAACTCGGCGCGCAGCAGGCCATCGACTACACCACCACCCGCTTCGAGGACGCCACCGCCGACGTCGACGTCGTCATCGACCTGGTGGGCGATGCCCACGACCGGACCAGCACCCGCTCGCTGAAGGTCCTGCGCCCGGGTGGCCTGCTGGTCGCGATCCCGGCCGGAGTCTCCCCGGAACTCGCTCAGGCCGCCGAGGCGGCAGGTGTGCGGGTCACGCCGTTCCTGGTCGAGCCGGACGGCGCGGCGCTGACGACGATCGCCGACCTGATCGACGCCGGCCATGTCGCCGTCGAGGTGGAGGAGACCTTCCCGCTGGAGCAGGCCGGCACGGCTCACGCCCGCGGTGAGGCCGGCCGGACCCGCGGCAAGCTCGTCCTGACCGTCACCAACTGA
- a CDS encoding NIPSNAP family protein, translating into MYYEIRRYQAQPGRREEWVRYMEDVVLPFQTSLGMDVTASFIDDEDEDGYVWIRRFENEAHSEALYAAVYQHDRWKNEIGPVVHGLLIPEKTLVTRVAPTPASPLR; encoded by the coding sequence GTGTACTACGAGATCCGCCGCTACCAGGCGCAGCCCGGACGCCGCGAGGAATGGGTGCGCTACATGGAGGACGTCGTCCTCCCGTTCCAGACCTCGCTCGGCATGGACGTGACCGCCTCCTTCATCGACGACGAGGACGAGGACGGTTACGTGTGGATCCGCCGGTTCGAGAACGAGGCTCACAGCGAGGCCCTGTACGCGGCCGTCTACCAGCACGACCGGTGGAAGAACGAGATCGGCCCCGTCGTCCACGGCCTGCTGATCCCCGAGAAGACCCTCGTCACCCGCGTGGCCCCCACCCCCGCCTCACCACTGCGCTGA
- a CDS encoding GlcG/HbpS family heme-binding protein: MSTDTLEKSSPASSITQAAAGALVAAVHAAAARIGFTAAVAVTDPGGHLKAFDRADGAPFLTAEVAVDKAWTAASFHTPTHAWNDYLANPRIAPLAGHPRLMAVGGGYPIVDNGRCVGGLGISGGSHEQDQQAAEEALAALGFELPAR; encoded by the coding sequence ATGAGCACCGACACGCTCGAAAAGTCCTCCCCCGCCTCCTCGATCACCCAGGCCGCCGCCGGCGCACTTGTCGCGGCAGTGCACGCGGCCGCCGCGCGGATCGGCTTCACGGCGGCCGTCGCCGTCACCGACCCGGGAGGGCACCTCAAGGCGTTCGACCGCGCCGACGGCGCACCCTTCCTCACCGCCGAGGTCGCCGTCGACAAAGCCTGGACCGCAGCCTCCTTCCACACCCCCACCCACGCATGGAACGACTACCTCGCCAATCCGCGGATCGCACCGCTCGCCGGCCACCCGCGTCTCATGGCGGTCGGCGGGGGTTACCCGATCGTGGATAACGGCCGGTGCGTCGGAGGTCTCGGAATCTCCGGCGGCAGCCACGAGCAGGACCAGCAAGCCGCCGAAGAGGCCCTGGCCGCCCTCGGGTTCGAGTTGCCCGCCCGCTGA
- a CDS encoding enoyl-CoA hydratase-related protein: MPTLDRHDAVFVLDLGDGENRFHPEWIASVDAALDEMEKSEGPRALVTAATGKFYSNGLDLEWLAAHGDEHLDYVNSVHGLFARFLSLPLITVAALQGHTFAAGAMFSLAHDFRLMRADRGFWCLPEAEINIPFTPGMSALIQSRLTPQTAHQAMVSARRFGGREAAAAGIVDQAVDEGALRTTALELAQAHASKAGDSLGTIKTRMYAPVLTKLRDTTNPLG; encoded by the coding sequence ATGCCCACGCTCGACCGCCATGACGCCGTCTTCGTTCTCGACCTCGGCGACGGGGAGAACCGCTTCCACCCCGAGTGGATCGCCTCGGTCGACGCAGCCCTGGACGAGATGGAGAAGTCGGAAGGCCCCCGCGCCCTGGTGACCGCTGCGACCGGGAAGTTCTACTCCAACGGCCTCGATCTCGAATGGCTCGCCGCGCACGGCGACGAGCATCTGGACTACGTCAACTCCGTCCACGGTCTGTTCGCAAGGTTCCTGTCCCTCCCGCTGATCACCGTTGCCGCGCTGCAGGGACACACGTTCGCCGCCGGAGCGATGTTCTCCCTGGCCCACGACTTCCGTCTCATGCGCGCCGACCGGGGCTTCTGGTGCCTGCCCGAGGCAGAGATCAACATCCCCTTCACTCCGGGCATGTCCGCCCTCATCCAGTCCCGGCTGACCCCGCAGACGGCCCACCAGGCCATGGTCTCCGCCCGCCGTTTCGGCGGCCGGGAAGCCGCCGCCGCCGGAATCGTCGATCAGGCCGTGGACGAGGGCGCCCTGCGCACTACCGCCCTCGAACTCGCCCAGGCTCACGCGAGCAAGGCCGGCGACAGCCTCGGAACCATCAAGACGCGCATGTACGCCCCCGTCCTCACCAAGCTCCGCGACACGACCAACCCGCTGGGCTGA